A section of the Microbacterium sp. MM2322 genome encodes:
- a CDS encoding ABC transporter permease → MTSTTVASAASVPSVVRPAVGTAVRGRIPIRYVALETKRLLRNVRAMVFTFAIPVIMLLVFGAAYGSYQDPTTGLQFLTVTTLQMAAYGAMMASLSQAFVIVTERSIGWNRQLRVTPLSGSAFMVSKVIAAMAFAAFSIGITVAVSVAFLHANLDAGHWFAAALGIWCGVVPFALIAILVGQFAKPAFAQPLFMVIFMGLAILGGLWVPLSIMPSWMRIVAQFLPSYWLNRIGQVGAGATGATGATGLIEPALVLAGWTVVLAAVIVWRYRRDAARQ, encoded by the coding sequence ATGACCAGCACGACCGTCGCCTCGGCGGCATCCGTTCCCTCCGTCGTCCGTCCCGCCGTCGGCACCGCTGTTCGCGGACGGATTCCGATCCGCTACGTGGCGCTCGAGACGAAGCGTCTGCTTCGCAACGTGCGGGCGATGGTGTTCACGTTCGCCATCCCCGTGATCATGCTCCTCGTCTTCGGTGCGGCTTACGGCTCGTACCAGGACCCGACGACGGGACTGCAGTTCCTCACCGTGACCACGCTGCAGATGGCGGCCTACGGCGCGATGATGGCGTCGCTCAGCCAGGCGTTCGTCATCGTGACGGAACGATCGATCGGGTGGAACCGTCAGCTTCGCGTGACGCCGTTGTCCGGCTCGGCGTTCATGGTGTCGAAGGTCATCGCGGCCATGGCGTTCGCTGCGTTCTCGATCGGCATCACGGTTGCCGTGTCGGTGGCCTTCCTGCACGCGAACCTCGATGCAGGCCACTGGTTTGCGGCGGCCTTGGGAATCTGGTGCGGTGTCGTTCCGTTCGCCCTGATCGCGATCCTCGTTGGGCAGTTCGCGAAGCCCGCGTTCGCGCAGCCGCTCTTCATGGTGATCTTCATGGGCCTCGCCATCCTCGGCGGGCTGTGGGTGCCGCTGTCGATCATGCCGAGTTGGATGAGAATCGTCGCGCAGTTCCTGCCGTCGTACTGGCTGAACCGTATCGGTCAGGTGGGGGCGGGCGCCACGGGCGCCACGGGCGCAACCGGCCTGATCGAGCCCGCCCTCGTCCTCGCAGGCTGGACGGTCGTCCTCGCGGCGGTCATCGTTTGGCGCTACCGCCGCGACGCGGCGCGACAGTGA
- a CDS encoding sensor histidine kinase: MTDSRTRPVAARAGSGTSRSVPWAVAPGATDDVIRVRRRRWYGGAIFALLWQVLEIAAVWSDGRSFDAHVWSTVALFVLYAVYLVVPELMWRRTLRRRLVVLGGVALLAGLMLFIVGPLAVWSWILVVTLAGFVAQRRWIAVASVAVIVGAQFLVAAVSGWEHAVQHGLLFAPVVTLSVGASMLFFGRQREAEDRLGVAHDELTRLAVVEERARFSRDLHDVLGHSLTVVAIKSELASRLVDLDPERAKAEMREVEQLSRDALQGLRQAVSGYREADLDAELVAARAALAAAGIDADLPVDGAAPASDVRSLFAWVVREGTTNVIRHASATRVRITLHRTAVTIEDDGTGVSASGAAVAGNGLRGLRERADALGATVTTGTSDLGGFLLRVERGGRR; encoded by the coding sequence GTGACCGATTCCCGTACCCGACCCGTCGCCGCGCGCGCCGGGTCGGGCACGTCCCGGTCGGTTCCCTGGGCGGTCGCTCCCGGTGCGACCGACGACGTCATCCGTGTGCGGCGGCGCCGCTGGTACGGCGGTGCGATTTTCGCGCTGCTGTGGCAAGTGCTCGAGATCGCCGCCGTGTGGAGCGATGGCCGCTCGTTTGATGCCCACGTCTGGTCGACCGTCGCGCTGTTCGTGCTGTACGCCGTGTATCTCGTCGTGCCGGAGCTGATGTGGCGCCGGACGCTCAGGCGGCGACTGGTCGTGCTCGGCGGTGTGGCGCTGCTCGCGGGGCTCATGCTGTTCATCGTCGGACCACTCGCGGTGTGGTCCTGGATTCTCGTCGTCACCCTCGCGGGTTTCGTCGCACAGAGGCGGTGGATCGCCGTCGCGTCGGTCGCCGTGATCGTCGGCGCCCAGTTCCTCGTCGCCGCGGTCTCCGGCTGGGAGCATGCGGTGCAACACGGCCTGCTGTTCGCTCCCGTGGTCACGCTCTCGGTCGGCGCGTCGATGCTCTTCTTCGGTCGGCAGCGTGAGGCGGAGGATCGACTGGGCGTCGCGCACGACGAACTCACCCGCCTCGCCGTGGTGGAGGAGCGTGCCCGGTTCTCGCGCGACCTGCACGACGTGCTCGGGCATTCCCTGACCGTCGTCGCGATCAAGTCCGAACTCGCCTCGCGCCTCGTGGACCTCGATCCGGAACGTGCGAAGGCAGAGATGCGCGAGGTCGAGCAGCTCTCCCGTGATGCGCTTCAGGGCCTGCGTCAGGCGGTCAGCGGGTATCGCGAGGCGGATCTCGACGCGGAGCTCGTCGCGGCGCGCGCTGCACTCGCGGCGGCCGGGATCGACGCCGACCTGCCCGTCGACGGTGCCGCCCCCGCGAGCGACGTGCGGAGTCTCTTCGCGTGGGTCGTGCGCGAGGGCACCACGAACGTGATCCGGCACGCCTCCGCCACGAGGGTGCGCATCACCCTCCATCGCACCGCCGTGACGATCGAGGATGACGGCACCGGTGTGAGCGCGTCCGGCGCTGCTGTGGCGGGCAACGGGCTCCGCGGGCTGCGTGAGCGCGCCGACGCGCTCGGTGCGACCGTCACCACGGGGACCAGCGACCTCGGCGGTTTCCTGCTGCGGGTCGAGAGGGGCGGCAGACGATGA
- a CDS encoding response regulator transcription factor, translated as MTDSIRVLLADDQALVRGALASLLSLEPDIEVVAQVARGDEVVEVARVTRATVALLDVEMPGADGLTAAAALAREVPTCRSLIVTTFGRPGYLRRALESGAAGFLVKDTPAEQLADAVRRVAGGFRVVDPVLAAESLAAGPSPLTPRETDVLIAFRTSPTVAGVAAALHLSEGTVRNHLSAAIGKTAARNATEALRVAADNGWLLGTA; from the coding sequence ATGACCGACTCGATTCGGGTGCTCCTCGCCGACGATCAAGCCCTCGTCCGCGGCGCGCTTGCGTCGCTGTTGTCCCTCGAACCCGACATCGAGGTCGTCGCCCAGGTGGCGCGGGGCGACGAGGTCGTCGAGGTCGCGAGAGTCACGCGAGCCACGGTCGCGCTCCTCGACGTCGAGATGCCCGGCGCGGACGGTCTCACCGCTGCCGCCGCGCTCGCGCGGGAGGTGCCGACGTGCCGCTCGCTGATCGTGACCACCTTCGGGCGTCCGGGCTACCTGCGTCGCGCGCTCGAGTCCGGTGCCGCCGGGTTCCTTGTCAAGGACACTCCGGCGGAGCAGCTCGCCGACGCCGTGCGCCGGGTCGCCGGGGGGTTCCGTGTCGTCGATCCGGTGCTCGCGGCGGAATCCCTCGCCGCTGGCCCGTCGCCGCTCACGCCGCGTGAGACGGACGTCCTCATCGCGTTCCGCACGAGCCCGACCGTCGCCGGTGTCGCCGCGGCTCTGCACCTGTCCGAGGGGACTGTGCGCAACCACCTGTCGGCCGCGATCGGCAAGACGGCCGCCCGCAACGCCACCGAAGCGCTGAGGGTCGCGGCCGACAACGGCTGGCTGCTCGGCACGGCGTGA
- a CDS encoding endonuclease/exonuclease/phosphatase family protein, whose protein sequence is MNTDDQPVRGAGPRRLVLGLAAALAVITLVYLAGLHLGLWARWGLFSGALAFPGVVFAGLLAASLGLGVLALASRMRSRIVLFSVGGVTGALLVAFLVTAFTMPVPLKPDAVAEREEGQLRVLGWNVVQGAEDAASRNQLIERMQPDVVVFGELYDGNLQPGDVPAGYTSYGVRGIAVTVFVADTLPAYRVVSADESGRTSGYVMEPEDAGDAPRIVAVHLSRLSVRGDDADRNAALDWAADSCDSTNTIALGDFNSVPANMPNGTLGQCRAVGTFAPSWPSSVPPLFGAAIDNVLATAEWDAARVATLDIPGIVSDHRPIVADLEKQPSASVESP, encoded by the coding sequence ATGAACACCGACGACCAACCTGTCCGAGGGGCCGGGCCGCGACGGTTGGTCCTCGGGCTCGCGGCAGCGCTCGCCGTCATCACCCTCGTTTACCTCGCCGGTCTGCACCTCGGGCTGTGGGCGCGGTGGGGTCTGTTCAGCGGGGCGCTCGCGTTCCCGGGCGTCGTGTTCGCGGGCCTGCTCGCGGCCTCCCTCGGGCTCGGTGTCCTCGCCCTGGCCTCCCGGATGCGCTCTCGGATCGTCCTGTTCAGCGTCGGAGGCGTCACCGGTGCACTCCTCGTCGCGTTCCTCGTGACCGCGTTCACGATGCCCGTGCCGCTGAAGCCCGACGCCGTCGCCGAGCGCGAGGAAGGTCAGCTCCGAGTCCTCGGATGGAACGTCGTGCAGGGCGCGGAAGATGCGGCATCCCGCAACCAGCTCATCGAGCGGATGCAGCCCGACGTCGTCGTGTTCGGCGAGCTCTACGACGGCAACCTGCAGCCGGGCGACGTTCCGGCGGGGTACACCAGCTACGGAGTGCGCGGCATCGCGGTGACGGTCTTCGTCGCCGACACCCTGCCCGCCTACCGCGTGGTCTCCGCGGACGAGTCCGGACGCACCTCGGGCTACGTCATGGAACCCGAGGATGCCGGTGATGCTCCGAGAATCGTCGCGGTACACCTCAGCCGCCTCTCCGTGCGGGGCGACGACGCGGACCGGAACGCCGCACTCGACTGGGCGGCCGACAGCTGCGACTCGACGAACACGATCGCCCTCGGCGACTTCAACTCCGTCCCCGCCAACATGCCCAACGGCACGCTCGGGCAGTGCCGCGCTGTCGGGACTTTCGCGCCGTCCTGGCCGTCGTCGGTCCCGCCGCTGTTCGGAGCCGCGATCGACAACGTGCTCGCCACGGCTGAGTGGGATGCCGCCCGAGTCGCCACGCTCGACATCCCGGGAATCGTGTCCGACCACCGACCGATCGTCGCCGACCTGGAGAAGCAACCCTCAGCATCCGTGGAATCGCCCTGA
- a CDS encoding MerR family transcriptional regulator has protein sequence MTANDEDLMTAGRFGASTLLSAKALRIYADRGLLAPRRVDADTGYRYYSAEQVQTGWLIALLRSAELSLDQIAEIVELAERDPDAAVNLLDEAIAAMDRRTQAHHVVLARARLHLTKEEPMSIVETAIEVDRPVLSVMRRMAPQEMDQLIHEEVGRLHDVAAAAGLRATGDPFGVFHGPVTDDSDGPLEIVLPVDALTDGTDDVRSYRMTGGQVALRHAEGRETDFPEILALYDEVHAWITDAGRTPIGPAREIWHNSPRDDEPLRLTVVWPYAG, from the coding sequence GTGACCGCGAACGATGAGGATCTGATGACCGCCGGCAGGTTCGGCGCGTCCACCCTGCTGTCGGCGAAGGCGCTCCGGATCTACGCCGATCGGGGGCTGCTGGCGCCGCGTCGCGTGGATGCCGACACCGGCTACCGCTACTACTCGGCGGAGCAGGTGCAGACCGGCTGGCTGATCGCGCTCCTGCGGTCGGCCGAGCTCTCGCTCGACCAGATCGCGGAGATCGTCGAGCTCGCGGAACGCGATCCGGATGCCGCGGTGAATCTCCTCGACGAGGCGATCGCCGCGATGGACCGCCGCACCCAGGCTCACCATGTCGTGCTCGCTCGAGCGCGACTTCATCTCACCAAGGAGGAACCCATGTCCATTGTCGAAACCGCGATCGAGGTCGATCGTCCCGTGCTGAGCGTGATGCGTCGGATGGCGCCGCAGGAGATGGATCAGCTGATCCATGAAGAGGTCGGGCGCCTGCACGATGTGGCTGCCGCCGCAGGGCTCCGCGCCACGGGCGACCCGTTCGGCGTCTTCCACGGCCCCGTGACCGACGACTCCGACGGTCCGTTGGAGATCGTCCTGCCTGTCGACGCACTGACGGACGGCACGGACGATGTGCGCAGCTACCGCATGACCGGGGGGCAGGTTGCTCTCCGTCACGCGGAGGGCCGCGAGACTGACTTCCCCGAGATCCTCGCGCTGTACGACGAGGTGCACGCCTGGATCACGGATGCCGGTCGCACCCCGATCGGGCCGGCCCGGGAGATCTGGCACAACTCGCCCAGGGATGACGAGCCCCTGCGGCTGACCGTAGTGTGGCCGTACGCGGGCTGA
- a CDS encoding molybdopterin-dependent oxidoreductase gives MSTHTTTGKRFIFWAALSGLVGGAAFLAIAELAALIFASTASPILAVGSFVIDIVPRPLKEFAITTFGEYDKIALLAGLGIAVVVASAIAGILEYLRPPVGVIALFIAGILSGAAIVTRAEATTLAFVPPLLGTLAGAAVLFLLGRRLRVWRDARKSGDESVGLDRRRFLVLTGLAGASAVIVGVASRAVSAATSSADAIRRALKLPAPKSTVPIPAGAELDVPGISPLFTPNADFYRVDTALTVPNIDPSTWKLVIDGMVDKRVELSFQDLLDMGLDEYAITLTCVSNEVGGELVGTAKWQGVPLRDVLKMAGPKDGADMILSRSVDGYTASTPLSAGTDENLDAILAVAMNGEPLPPEHGFPVRMVIPGLYGYVSATKWVTELKITTFADDEAYWTPRGYSAEAPIKFSSRVDTPKSGTPVKAGKVPIAGVAWAQTVGIERVEVSIDNGDWMPAKLSNPVNNDTWVQWLVEWDATPGTHYVAVRAINKDGDTQIEERAAIAPNGSSGWQRSLISVS, from the coding sequence ATGAGCACTCACACCACCACAGGCAAGCGCTTCATCTTCTGGGCGGCCCTCTCGGGCCTCGTCGGAGGTGCCGCTTTCCTCGCGATCGCCGAGTTGGCGGCGTTGATCTTCGCGAGCACCGCCAGCCCGATCCTCGCCGTCGGTTCCTTCGTGATCGACATCGTTCCGAGGCCGCTGAAAGAGTTCGCGATCACCACCTTCGGGGAGTACGACAAGATCGCGCTCCTCGCCGGGCTCGGTATCGCTGTCGTCGTGGCATCCGCCATCGCCGGGATCCTCGAGTACCTGCGGCCCCCGGTCGGGGTGATCGCTTTGTTCATCGCGGGCATCCTCTCGGGTGCGGCCATCGTCACCCGCGCCGAGGCGACCACCCTCGCCTTCGTCCCGCCGCTCCTGGGAACGCTGGCCGGCGCCGCCGTCCTGTTCCTCCTGGGCCGACGTCTCCGCGTCTGGCGTGATGCGCGGAAGTCAGGCGACGAGAGCGTGGGCCTCGATCGGCGTCGCTTCCTCGTCCTGACCGGCCTCGCCGGGGCATCCGCTGTCATCGTCGGAGTCGCATCCCGCGCCGTCAGCGCAGCCACCTCGTCGGCTGACGCGATCCGCCGCGCGCTGAAGCTGCCCGCGCCGAAGTCGACGGTGCCCATCCCGGCGGGCGCTGAGCTCGACGTCCCCGGGATCAGCCCGCTGTTCACCCCGAACGCCGATTTCTATCGCGTCGACACGGCGCTCACCGTGCCGAACATCGACCCATCGACCTGGAAGCTCGTCATCGACGGCATGGTCGACAAGCGCGTCGAACTGTCGTTCCAGGACCTGCTCGACATGGGCCTCGACGAGTACGCGATCACCCTCACCTGCGTCTCCAACGAAGTCGGCGGCGAGCTCGTCGGCACCGCGAAGTGGCAGGGTGTGCCTCTCCGCGACGTCCTCAAGATGGCCGGCCCCAAGGACGGCGCCGACATGATCCTGTCGCGGAGTGTCGACGGCTACACCGCGAGCACGCCGCTCTCGGCCGGCACCGACGAGAACCTCGACGCGATCCTCGCCGTCGCGATGAACGGCGAGCCGCTCCCGCCCGAGCACGGCTTCCCCGTCCGCATGGTGATCCCCGGTCTCTACGGCTACGTCTCGGCGACGAAGTGGGTCACCGAGCTCAAGATCACGACGTTCGCCGACGACGAGGCCTACTGGACTCCGCGCGGCTACAGCGCCGAGGCTCCCATCAAGTTCTCGTCGCGCGTCGACACCCCGAAGAGCGGCACCCCCGTCAAGGCCGGCAAAGTTCCCATCGCGGGCGTCGCATGGGCGCAAACCGTGGGCATCGAACGCGTCGAGGTCAGCATCGACAACGGTGACTGGATGCCGGCGAAGCTGTCGAACCCCGTCAACAACGACACCTGGGTGCAGTGGCTCGTCGAATGGGATGCCACACCCGGCACCCACTACGTGGCGGTCCGCGCGATCAACAAGGACGGCGACACCCAGATCGAAGAGCGTGCCGCGATCGCTCCCAACGGATCGTCCGGCTGGCAGCGTTCGCTCATCTCCGTCTCATGA
- a CDS encoding MogA/MoaB family molybdenum cofactor biosynthesis protein, producing the protein MTSLLAFVITVSDRSASGERADRGGPLAVSLLEESGIERVASEIVPDGADSVEQALRRALATGARLIVTTGGTGVGPRDQTPEGTQRVVTRPLPGIAEELRRVGLADTPLSVLSRGIAGVADPEGALIVNLPGSPRAVSSGIPVIVSVATHVVDQVKGGDHS; encoded by the coding sequence GTGACGTCCCTTCTCGCGTTCGTGATTACCGTCTCCGACCGCTCCGCCTCGGGGGAGCGAGCGGACCGCGGCGGCCCGCTCGCCGTGTCGCTGCTCGAAGAATCGGGTATCGAGCGCGTCGCCAGCGAGATCGTGCCCGACGGTGCCGATTCCGTCGAGCAGGCCCTGCGTCGCGCTCTCGCGACGGGCGCGCGGCTCATCGTCACCACGGGTGGAACCGGCGTCGGTCCCCGGGATCAGACGCCCGAGGGCACGCAGCGCGTCGTGACCCGGCCGCTCCCCGGCATCGCGGAGGAACTGCGCCGCGTCGGCCTCGCCGACACCCCGCTGTCGGTGCTCTCCCGCGGGATCGCGGGCGTCGCCGACCCCGAGGGCGCCCTCATCGTCAACCTGCCGGGATCGCCGCGCGCGGTGAGCTCCGGCATCCCTGTGATCGTGTCGGTCGCCACGCACGTGGTCGATCAGGTGAAGGGCGGAGACCACTCATGA
- a CDS encoding molybdenum cofactor biosynthesis protein MoaE, with protein sequence MNTVRIARLEETALDLDAHLRAVEDPKYGAVTTFVGRVRDNDPDAATTVVGLEYSAHPDAEATLHRIAEQAGDASGAVVAVSHRVGNLAVGDAAVVIAVASEHRAEAFEVCRAVIETIKTDLPVWKRQLETDGTTAWKGIGG encoded by the coding sequence ATGAACACCGTACGAATCGCCCGGCTCGAAGAGACCGCCCTCGACCTCGACGCCCACCTGCGCGCCGTCGAGGATCCGAAGTACGGCGCCGTGACGACGTTCGTCGGCCGGGTCCGCGACAACGATCCGGATGCCGCGACCACCGTCGTCGGGCTGGAGTACAGCGCCCACCCCGACGCCGAAGCGACGCTGCACCGCATCGCGGAGCAGGCGGGAGACGCATCCGGAGCCGTCGTGGCGGTCAGCCACCGCGTCGGCAACCTCGCCGTCGGTGATGCCGCGGTCGTCATCGCCGTCGCGTCGGAGCACCGCGCCGAGGCGTTCGAGGTCTGCCGCGCCGTCATCGAGACGATCAAGACCGACCTGCCCGTCTGGAAGCGTCAGCTCGAGACGGACGGCACCACTGCGTGGAAGGGCATCGGGGGCTGA
- a CDS encoding MoaD/ThiS family protein, whose amino-acid sequence MTLVRYFAAAAEAAGTESEERSEATLAELRTAILNEHPSLFLVLPDCAVLVDGVRTDGDTPLAEARLIDVLPPFAGG is encoded by the coding sequence ATGACTCTCGTGCGCTACTTCGCCGCCGCTGCAGAGGCTGCCGGCACCGAGAGTGAGGAACGCTCCGAGGCGACCCTCGCCGAGCTCCGCACCGCGATCCTCAACGAGCACCCGTCGCTGTTTCTCGTTCTGCCCGACTGCGCCGTGCTCGTCGACGGCGTGCGGACGGACGGCGACACCCCGCTCGCCGAGGCACGCCTGATCGACGTGCTGCCGCCGTTCGCAGGCGGCTGA
- the moaC gene encoding cyclic pyranopterin monophosphate synthase MoaC: MTFPHLDSAGRAHMVDVTGKTPTVRTATARGFVRCGAEVVSALRDGTAPKGDVLAVARIAGIQAAKSTATLLPLAHVIGVHRASVELDIVDDGVEIEATVGTADRTGIEMEALTAVSVAALAIVDMIKGLDRSVVIENVRITAKSGGRSGDWVRPGEEDQA; this comes from the coding sequence ATGACGTTTCCTCATCTCGACTCGGCCGGCCGCGCGCACATGGTCGACGTCACGGGCAAGACTCCGACGGTCCGCACCGCGACGGCCCGGGGCTTCGTCCGCTGCGGCGCGGAGGTCGTCTCGGCCCTTCGTGACGGCACCGCCCCGAAGGGCGACGTGCTGGCTGTCGCCCGCATCGCCGGCATCCAGGCGGCGAAGTCGACCGCCACACTGCTGCCGCTGGCACACGTCATCGGCGTGCACCGCGCTTCCGTCGAACTGGACATCGTCGACGACGGCGTGGAGATCGAGGCGACCGTCGGGACGGCAGACCGCACCGGCATCGAGATGGAGGCGCTCACCGCCGTCTCCGTCGCCGCGCTCGCCATCGTCGACATGATCAAAGGCCTCGACCGCTCGGTCGTGATCGAGAACGTCCGCATCACCGCGAAGTCGGGAGGTCGCTCCGGCGACTGGGTGCGGCCCGGAGAAGAGGATCAGGCATGA